One genomic segment of Amycolatopsis sp. WQ 127309 includes these proteins:
- a CDS encoding DoxX family protein produces MNVALWIIAGLLALAFLAAGAMKLLQPKEKLAAAGMAWTEDYSGGSVKGIGAIEIVGAIGLILPALLVIVPILTPIAATGLAITMLAAIVVHVRRKENQALAAPVVLLILSAVLAWGRFGPYAIS; encoded by the coding sequence ATGAATGTCGCACTGTGGATCATCGCGGGCCTCCTGGCCCTCGCATTCCTCGCAGCGGGCGCGATGAAGCTGCTGCAGCCCAAGGAAAAGCTCGCCGCCGCCGGCATGGCGTGGACCGAGGACTACTCCGGCGGCTCCGTCAAGGGGATCGGCGCGATCGAGATCGTCGGCGCGATCGGCCTGATCCTGCCCGCGCTCCTGGTCATCGTTCCGATCCTGACGCCGATCGCGGCCACCGGCCTGGCGATCACGATGCTCGCCGCGATCGTCGTGCACGTCCGCCGCAAGGAGAACCAGGCGCTCGCCGCCCCGGTCGTGCTGCTCATCCTGTCCGCCGTGCTCGCCTGGGGCCGGTTCGGTCCGTACGCGATCAGCTGA
- a CDS encoding type I polyketide synthase, protein MDMTDEEKLVDYLKWVTADLQRARRRADELEAATTEPIAIVGMACRFPGGVRSPADLWRLVADGVDAISPFPEDRGWDVRNLFDPDRARYGKSYVREGGFVHDAADFDAAFFGISPREAVTMDPQQRLLLETSWETFERAGIDPLSLRGAGVGVFAGMAYHDYAMRLNRVADEYEGYLGAGSAGSIATGRVAYSLGFEGPALTVDTACSSSLVAIHLAAQALRRDECSMALAGGVTILSAAGTFVEFSRQGALSPDGRCKSFAASADGAGWGEGVGLVLLERLSVAQAAGHRVLAVVRGSAVNQDGASNGLTAPNGPSQQRVIRAALASAGLSASDVDVVEAHGTGTSLGDPIEAQALLATYGQDRVEPLWLGSVKSNIGHTQGAAGVAGVIKMVEAMRHGVLPATLHVDEPTPNVDWSAGGVRLLTQARDWPGVDRPRRAAVSSFGISGTNAHLVLEQAPEHPVAEGPAPFAGGVVPLVVSGRGAGGLRAQAAQLASFVDENAVSLADVGTSLATTRAMLPDRAVVLAADDAEAVAGLRALADGAATVSGVADVEGKRVFVFPGQGAQWPGMGRELLAVSPVFAAVVAECEKALAPWLDWSVTEVLQGAPGAPELDRVDVVQPASFTVMLGLAAVWRSWGVVPDAVVGHSQGEIAAACVAGVLSLEDAAKVVALRSQAIATELAGRGGMLSLALPVEQAAERLLAWDGRVEIAAVNGPASVVVAGDPGALAEVQVGCESAGVRARMIPVDYASHTRHVEVLQERLLRTLAGIEPAPAEIPMWSTVTQEWVQGAELDAGYWYRNLRHQVGFGPAVETLLDQGHRAFIEVSSHPVLTTGVQDVLDAREQVPTVVAGTLRRDDGGIRRLLTSLAEVHVRGVPVTWTTHRPAAHLDLPTYAFQRERYWLEELDAPAGETSGSGTGFDADLWTAMEQRDFDGLARLLELESSEEQSSLHVLAPVLSSWYRQRRSESVVDGWRYGVGWRPLAEPEPRALPGTWIAVLPEDALDQEQVIAVTDGLTAQGAWVARLVLGPADVDRLVVADRLREIATGIGDVRGVVSFLGATRGAHPGLPVLPAGVAAAVTLVQALGDAELDAPLWVLTQGAVSAGAADPPGDPAQAMVWGLGRVAALEQPERWAGLVDLPAVVDGDAVRRVLAVLAGAGEEDQLAVRPSGVLVRRLVPAPLADAPAVRPWEPHGTVLVTGGLSGVGAQVARRLAATGADHLILAARRGPGTPGAPELAAEIEATGTRVTIAECDVADRDSLRRLLDGVPADAPLTAVVHAAGVATTAAVQDTTLAGFAAVLSGKVAGAANLDELLGDRPLDAFVLFSSNAALWGSGGQGAYAAANAYLDALAAQRHSRGLAATSIAWGAWGGGGMSSDSAEVEDQLRRTGLRTMDVEPALLALEQAVARREPYVVITDVDWERFAPGFTARRPSPLLGELAQVRKALRGDEDSADGGGEETLSQLLQQLSGLSEEDRVRALTDVVRTEAVTVLGLSADGIGSGQAFREVGFDSLTAVDLRNRLSAVTGVRLPAALVFDHPTPAAVAEFLRGELSALGDGAAPSILAELARLETAYQAAAADRGVRTQVVARMRALTAVWESAGDPADGEDLDFDLATDDQMFELIDNEFGTA, encoded by the coding sequence ATCGACATGACGGATGAAGAGAAGCTCGTCGACTACCTCAAGTGGGTCACCGCGGATCTACAGCGGGCTCGCCGCCGGGCCGACGAGCTCGAAGCGGCCACGACCGAACCCATCGCGATCGTCGGGATGGCCTGCCGGTTCCCCGGCGGGGTGCGGTCGCCGGCGGACCTGTGGCGGCTGGTCGCCGACGGCGTCGACGCGATCTCGCCGTTCCCCGAGGACCGCGGCTGGGACGTGCGGAACCTGTTCGACCCGGATCGCGCCCGCTACGGGAAGTCCTACGTCCGCGAGGGCGGTTTCGTGCACGACGCCGCGGACTTCGACGCCGCGTTCTTCGGGATCAGTCCCCGCGAGGCCGTGACGATGGACCCGCAGCAGCGGTTGCTGCTGGAGACGTCGTGGGAGACCTTCGAACGGGCCGGCATCGACCCGTTGTCCTTGCGTGGCGCCGGTGTCGGCGTCTTCGCGGGCATGGCCTACCACGACTACGCGATGCGGCTGAACCGCGTCGCCGACGAGTACGAGGGCTATCTCGGTGCGGGCAGCGCCGGCAGCATCGCGACGGGCCGGGTGGCCTATTCGCTGGGTTTCGAGGGCCCGGCGCTGACGGTGGACACGGCGTGTTCGTCGTCGCTGGTGGCGATCCACCTTGCGGCACAGGCGTTGCGCCGCGACGAGTGTTCGATGGCGCTCGCCGGCGGGGTGACCATCCTGTCGGCGGCCGGCACGTTCGTCGAGTTCAGCCGTCAGGGTGCGTTGTCCCCGGACGGCCGCTGCAAGTCCTTCGCCGCGTCGGCCGACGGTGCCGGCTGGGGCGAGGGTGTCGGATTGGTGTTGCTGGAGCGGCTTTCGGTGGCGCAGGCCGCGGGGCACCGGGTGCTGGCGGTGGTGCGTGGTTCGGCGGTGAACCAGGATGGTGCGTCGAATGGTTTGACGGCGCCGAACGGTCCGTCGCAGCAGCGGGTGATCCGGGCGGCGCTGGCCAGTGCGGGCCTGTCCGCGTCCGATGTGGACGTCGTCGAGGCGCACGGTACCGGGACGTCGCTGGGTGATCCGATCGAGGCGCAGGCGTTGCTGGCGACTTATGGTCAGGATCGGGTCGAGCCGTTGTGGCTGGGTTCGGTGAAGTCCAACATCGGGCACACGCAGGGTGCGGCGGGCGTGGCGGGCGTGATCAAGATGGTCGAGGCGATGCGCCACGGCGTGTTGCCGGCGACGTTGCACGTGGACGAGCCGACCCCGAATGTGGACTGGTCCGCCGGCGGGGTGCGGTTGCTGACGCAGGCCCGTGACTGGCCCGGCGTGGACCGTCCCCGCCGGGCGGCGGTGTCGTCGTTCGGGATCAGTGGCACCAACGCCCACCTCGTCCTCGAACAAGCACCCGAGCACCCCGTCGCCGAAGGACCGGCGCCGTTCGCGGGAGGCGTGGTGCCGCTGGTGGTCTCGGGCCGCGGGGCCGGCGGGCTGCGTGCCCAGGCCGCGCAACTGGCGTCCTTTGTGGACGAGAACGCGGTGTCGCTGGCGGACGTCGGGACGTCCCTGGCGACGACCCGGGCGATGCTGCCCGACCGCGCGGTGGTCCTGGCGGCCGACGACGCGGAAGCGGTGGCCGGGCTGCGCGCACTGGCCGACGGCGCCGCGACGGTCTCGGGTGTGGCGGACGTCGAAGGCAAGCGGGTGTTCGTCTTCCCCGGCCAGGGCGCGCAGTGGCCGGGCATGGGCCGGGAGCTGCTGGCGGTGTCGCCGGTGTTCGCCGCCGTGGTCGCGGAGTGCGAGAAGGCGCTGGCGCCCTGGCTGGACTGGTCGGTGACCGAAGTCCTGCAGGGCGCGCCGGGCGCACCGGAGCTGGACCGGGTCGACGTCGTGCAGCCCGCGTCGTTCACCGTGATGCTGGGCCTGGCCGCAGTCTGGCGATCCTGGGGTGTCGTGCCGGACGCGGTCGTCGGACACTCCCAGGGCGAGATCGCCGCGGCGTGCGTGGCCGGCGTGCTCTCCCTGGAGGACGCGGCCAAGGTGGTCGCCCTGCGCAGCCAGGCCATCGCGACCGAGCTGGCCGGCCGCGGCGGCATGCTGTCGCTGGCGCTGCCGGTCGAACAGGCCGCCGAACGGCTGCTGGCCTGGGACGGGCGGGTGGAGATCGCGGCGGTCAACGGTCCCGCCTCGGTGGTGGTCGCCGGTGATCCCGGCGCGCTGGCCGAGGTGCAGGTCGGGTGTGAGAGTGCCGGAGTACGGGCCCGGATGATCCCGGTCGACTACGCCTCTCACACCCGCCACGTCGAAGTCCTCCAGGAGCGGCTGCTGCGGACGCTGGCCGGTATCGAGCCCGCCCCGGCCGAGATCCCGATGTGGTCGACCGTCACCCAGGAGTGGGTTCAGGGCGCGGAGCTGGACGCCGGGTACTGGTACCGCAACCTCCGGCACCAGGTCGGCTTCGGCCCCGCGGTCGAAACCCTGCTGGACCAAGGACATCGCGCGTTCATCGAAGTCAGCTCGCACCCGGTGCTGACCACCGGCGTCCAGGACGTCCTCGACGCGCGTGAGCAGGTCCCCACCGTCGTCGCCGGCACCCTCCGCCGCGACGACGGCGGGATCCGGCGGCTGCTGACCAGCCTCGCCGAAGTCCACGTCCGGGGCGTCCCCGTCACCTGGACCACCCACCGGCCCGCGGCGCACCTCGACCTGCCCACCTACGCCTTCCAGCGCGAGCGCTACTGGCTCGAAGAACTGGACGCTCCGGCCGGCGAGACCAGCGGGAGCGGGACCGGGTTCGACGCGGACCTCTGGACCGCGATGGAGCAGCGCGACTTCGACGGCCTGGCCCGCCTGCTGGAGCTGGAGTCGTCCGAAGAACAGTCGTCGCTGCACGTGCTGGCGCCGGTGCTGTCCTCCTGGTACCGGCAGCGCCGCAGTGAGTCCGTTGTGGACGGCTGGCGCTACGGCGTCGGCTGGCGGCCGCTCGCCGAACCCGAGCCGCGCGCCCTCCCGGGAACCTGGATCGCCGTGCTGCCCGAGGACGCCCTCGACCAGGAGCAGGTCATCGCGGTGACCGACGGGCTGACCGCCCAGGGCGCCTGGGTGGCCCGGCTGGTCCTCGGCCCGGCCGACGTCGACCGCCTCGTCGTGGCCGACCGGCTGCGGGAGATCGCCACCGGGATCGGCGACGTGCGGGGCGTGGTGTCGTTCCTCGGCGCGACGCGGGGCGCGCACCCGGGGCTCCCGGTGCTGCCGGCCGGTGTCGCCGCCGCCGTGACGCTGGTGCAGGCGCTCGGTGACGCCGAGCTGGACGCGCCCCTGTGGGTCCTCACCCAGGGGGCCGTGTCGGCCGGCGCCGCCGACCCGCCGGGCGACCCCGCCCAGGCGATGGTGTGGGGCCTCGGCCGGGTGGCGGCCCTGGAGCAGCCCGAGCGCTGGGCCGGGCTGGTCGACCTGCCCGCCGTCGTGGACGGGGACGCGGTCCGGCGCGTCCTGGCCGTGCTCGCCGGCGCGGGTGAGGAGGATCAGCTCGCGGTGCGGCCGTCCGGTGTGCTGGTGCGGCGGCTGGTGCCGGCCCCGCTCGCCGACGCCCCCGCGGTGCGGCCGTGGGAGCCGCACGGCACGGTGCTGGTGACCGGCGGGCTCAGCGGCGTCGGCGCCCAGGTGGCGCGCCGGCTGGCCGCCACCGGCGCCGACCACCTGATCCTGGCCGCCCGGCGCGGGCCGGGCACCCCGGGAGCCCCGGAGCTGGCCGCCGAGATCGAGGCGACGGGCACCCGGGTCACCATCGCGGAATGCGACGTCGCGGACCGCGACAGCCTGCGGCGGCTGCTCGACGGCGTGCCCGCGGACGCGCCGCTGACCGCGGTCGTGCACGCCGCCGGGGTGGCGACCACCGCCGCGGTGCAGGACACCACCCTGGCCGGGTTCGCGGCGGTGCTGTCCGGCAAGGTCGCGGGCGCGGCAAACCTGGACGAGCTCCTCGGCGACCGGCCGTTGGACGCCTTCGTGCTGTTCTCGTCCAACGCCGCCCTGTGGGGAAGCGGCGGCCAGGGCGCGTACGCCGCCGCCAACGCCTACCTCGACGCACTCGCCGCGCAGCGGCACTCCCGCGGTCTGGCGGCGACGTCGATCGCCTGGGGTGCGTGGGGCGGCGGCGGGATGTCGTCGGACTCGGCCGAGGTCGAGGACCAGCTGCGGCGGACCGGCCTGCGCACCATGGACGTCGAACCGGCGCTGCTCGCGCTCGAGCAGGCGGTCGCGCGGCGGGAGCCCTACGTCGTGATCACCGACGTCGACTGGGAACGGTTCGCCCCCGGCTTCACGGCCCGCCGGCCCAGCCCGCTGCTCGGTGAGCTCGCGCAGGTGCGGAAGGCCCTGCGCGGCGACGAGGACAGCGCGGACGGCGGCGGTGAAGAAACGCTTTCGCAGCTGCTGCAGCAGCTCAGTGGACTGTCCGAAGAGGACCGGGTGCGCGCGCTGACGGACGTGGTGCGCACCGAGGCCGTGACCGTGCTCGGGCTGTCCGCGGACGGCATCGGCTCCGGCCAGGCCTTCCGCGAGGTCGGGTTCGACTCGCTGACGGCGGTCGACCTGCGCAACCGCCTGAGCGCCGTCACCGGGGTGCGGCTGCCGGCGGCCCTGGTGTTCGACCACCCGACCCCGGCCGCGGTGGCGGAGTTCCTCCGCGGCGAGCTGTCCGCGCTCGGCGACGGCGCGGCGCCGTCGATCCTGGCGGAGCTGGCCCGGCTGGAGACGGCCTACCAGGCGGCGGCCGCGGACCGCGGGGTGCGGACGCAGGTCGTCGCCCGGATGCGGGCGCTCACCGCCGTGTGGGAGAGCGCGGGCGACCCGGCCGACGGCGAAGACCTGGACTTCGACCTGGCGACCGACGACCAGATGTTCGAGCTGATCGACAACGAGTTCGGCACCGCGTGA
- a CDS encoding MarR family winged helix-turn-helix transcriptional regulator yields the protein MTAYEARWLDEREREIWIALASLLIRVPSALHTQLQRDSGVSFFEYQVLAGLSEAPDRTLRMSRLAVLADGSLSRLSHVVKRMEEAGWVKRRPDPEDGRYTLATLADAGWEKLVEAAPGHVAEVRRLVFDPLSKAQRRQLQEISRRIGEASVVDEAGSGE from the coding sequence ATGACAGCGTACGAAGCTCGTTGGCTCGACGAACGGGAGCGAGAGATCTGGATTGCGCTCGCGAGCCTGCTGATCCGCGTACCGTCGGCGCTGCACACGCAGCTGCAGCGGGACTCCGGGGTCAGCTTCTTCGAATACCAGGTGCTGGCCGGGCTTTCCGAGGCGCCGGACCGGACGCTGCGGATGAGCAGGCTGGCCGTGCTCGCCGACGGGTCGTTGTCCCGGCTGTCGCACGTGGTGAAACGCATGGAGGAAGCCGGCTGGGTGAAGCGGCGGCCTGATCCCGAGGACGGCCGCTACACCTTGGCGACGCTCGCGGACGCGGGCTGGGAGAAGCTCGTCGAGGCCGCGCCGGGGCACGTCGCCGAGGTGCGCAGGCTGGTCTTCGACCCGTTGAGCAAAGCGCAGCGCCGGCAGCTCCAGGAGATCAGCCGTCGCATCGGTGAAGCGTCCGTCGTGGACGAAGCCGGCAGCGGGGAGTAG
- a CDS encoding arylamine N-acetyltransferase: MFDTEVYLDRLGYPGPRTATPETLQQLHKLHLMTIPYDNTKFGTADGELPANIAEVDLDATFDKIVRDGNGGICFELNPLFSRLLRELGFGTRIISAGVRQEDGTFSPDLSHLFTGVSMGEHEDLWLADVGFSGPSYLDPLRLNSEVQHQYGCRYKVVEQAGLQTLHRRSRTGQWRAVYRFTPDGRRVEDWQGFAKRMQEFTEGTVLANAVIRARSSGDGHMLLVGKRYLTVADGYEKSTSLVDPGDFAEALDTILAGDR, translated from the coding sequence ATGTTCGACACTGAGGTGTACCTGGATCGCCTCGGCTACCCGGGTCCGCGGACAGCCACTCCGGAGACGCTGCAGCAGCTGCACAAGCTCCACCTGATGACGATTCCCTACGACAACACGAAGTTCGGCACGGCCGACGGCGAGCTGCCCGCCAACATCGCGGAGGTGGACCTCGACGCGACCTTCGACAAGATCGTGCGCGACGGCAACGGGGGCATCTGCTTCGAGCTGAACCCGCTGTTCAGCCGGCTGCTGCGCGAGCTCGGCTTCGGGACCAGGATCATCTCGGCCGGGGTGCGCCAGGAAGACGGGACCTTCTCGCCGGACCTGTCCCACCTGTTCACCGGGGTCTCGATGGGGGAGCACGAGGACCTGTGGCTGGCGGACGTCGGCTTCTCCGGTCCGTCCTACCTGGACCCGCTGCGGCTGAACTCCGAGGTGCAGCACCAGTACGGCTGCCGGTACAAGGTGGTCGAGCAGGCGGGCCTGCAGACGCTGCACCGCCGGAGCCGCACCGGTCAGTGGCGCGCGGTCTACCGCTTCACCCCGGACGGGCGCCGCGTCGAGGACTGGCAGGGGTTCGCCAAGCGGATGCAGGAGTTCACGGAGGGAACGGTGCTCGCGAACGCCGTCATCCGGGCCCGCTCGTCCGGCGACGGGCACATGCTGCTCGTCGGCAAGCGGTACCTCACGGTGGCGGACGGCTACGAGAAGTCGACCTCCCTGGTCGACCCCGGGGACTTCGCCGAGGCGCTGGACACCATCCTGGCCGGTGACCGGTGA
- the ccrA gene encoding crotonyl-CoA carboxylase/reductase gives MPNGRLDDIRQAILAGDSGGVAALPVPEHYRGVTVHADEVDMFAGMAGQDKDPRKSLHIEAVPTPELGPGEALVAVMASAINYNTVWTSIFEPIPTFKFLKKYGKLSPLAKRHDLPYHVVGSDLSGVVLRTGVGVHTWKPGDEVVAHCLNVELESPDGHNDTMLDTEQRIWGFETNFGGLAEVALVKANQLMPKPDHLTWEEAASPGLVNSTAYRQLVSRNGADMKQGDVVLIWGASGGLGSYATQYALNGGAIPVCVVSSPEKAAICRKLGAELIIDRSAEAYKFWKSDTEQDPKEWQRFGAKIRELTGGEDPDIVFEHPGRETFGASVYAARKGGTIVTCASTSGYMHQYDNRYLWMNLKRIVGSHFANYRESWEANRLIAKGLIHPTLSKTYALEETGQAALDVHRNAHQGKVGVLALAPQEGLGVRDEEKRAKHLEGINAFRR, from the coding sequence GTGCCGAACGGAAGACTCGACGACATCCGGCAGGCGATCCTGGCCGGTGACTCCGGCGGCGTGGCCGCGCTGCCGGTACCGGAGCACTACCGCGGCGTGACGGTGCACGCCGACGAGGTCGACATGTTCGCGGGCATGGCCGGCCAGGACAAGGACCCGCGCAAGTCCCTGCACATCGAGGCGGTCCCGACGCCGGAGCTGGGCCCTGGTGAGGCGCTGGTCGCGGTGATGGCGAGTGCGATCAACTACAACACCGTGTGGACGTCGATCTTCGAGCCGATCCCGACGTTCAAGTTCCTGAAGAAGTACGGGAAGCTCTCGCCGCTGGCGAAGCGGCATGACCTGCCCTATCACGTGGTCGGGTCGGACCTGTCCGGTGTCGTGCTGCGGACCGGGGTCGGGGTGCACACCTGGAAGCCCGGCGACGAGGTGGTCGCGCACTGCCTGAACGTCGAGCTGGAGAGCCCGGACGGGCACAACGACACGATGCTCGACACCGAGCAGCGGATCTGGGGCTTCGAGACGAACTTCGGCGGCCTGGCCGAGGTCGCGTTGGTCAAGGCGAACCAGCTGATGCCGAAGCCGGATCACCTCACCTGGGAGGAAGCCGCCTCCCCCGGGCTGGTCAACTCCACCGCCTACCGGCAGCTGGTCTCGCGCAACGGTGCGGACATGAAGCAGGGTGACGTCGTCCTGATCTGGGGCGCCTCGGGTGGGCTCGGCTCCTACGCGACGCAGTACGCGCTGAACGGCGGCGCGATCCCGGTGTGTGTGGTGTCCAGCCCGGAGAAGGCCGCGATCTGCCGGAAGCTCGGCGCGGAGCTGATCATCGACCGCAGCGCCGAGGCCTACAAGTTCTGGAAGAGCGACACCGAGCAGGACCCGAAGGAGTGGCAGCGTTTCGGGGCGAAGATCCGGGAGCTGACCGGTGGTGAGGACCCGGACATCGTGTTCGAGCACCCGGGCCGGGAGACGTTCGGCGCGTCGGTCTACGCGGCGCGCAAGGGCGGGACGATCGTGACGTGCGCGTCGACCTCGGGATACATGCACCAGTACGACAACCGGTACCTGTGGATGAACTTGAAGCGGATCGTCGGCTCCCATTTCGCGAACTACCGTGAGTCGTGGGAGGCGAACCGACTGATCGCGAAGGGTCTGATCCACCCGACCTTGTCGAAGACGTATGCGTTGGAGGAGACGGGGCAGGCCGCGCTGGACGTGCACCGCAACGCGCACCAGGGCAAGGTCGGCGTGCTCGCGCTCGCGCCGCAGGAAGGCCTCGGCGTCCGGGATGAGGAGAAGCGCGCGAAGCACCTCGAAGGGATCAACGCGTTCCGGCGGTGA
- a CDS encoding shikimate dehydrogenase, giving the protein MSTTPRPPAGSYHAGLLGAGIRGSFSPALHEHEAAALGIPGRYELLDLDELAAGPADLGALIAGARAAGWQGLYVTHPCKQAVIPHLDALAPDAAAIGAVNTIVFGPDLAVGHNTDWSGFARGLDVGFPRGLDEQDLAEVVLLGAGGAGSAVGHALLTRGVRRLHVVDRLDERSAGLTRTLAARFPGRAVEHAGLGALADLLPRATGLVQATPVGMTGHPGTPVPARLLHAGLWVADVVNRPLRTELLAAARALGCRTLDGGPMLVLQAADGIALLTGHRPDDDRMLADFHRIVAAGDRHGG; this is encoded by the coding sequence ATGAGCACCACCCCGCGGCCGCCCGCCGGCTCGTACCACGCCGGGCTCCTGGGTGCGGGAATCCGTGGTTCGTTCTCCCCCGCCCTGCACGAGCACGAGGCGGCGGCGCTGGGCATCCCCGGGCGGTACGAGCTGCTCGACCTCGACGAGCTCGCAGCGGGCCCGGCCGACCTGGGAGCACTGATCGCCGGCGCGCGAGCGGCCGGCTGGCAGGGGCTCTACGTCACCCACCCCTGCAAGCAGGCGGTCATCCCCCACCTGGACGCGCTCGCGCCCGACGCGGCGGCCATCGGCGCCGTGAACACCATCGTCTTCGGCCCGGACCTCGCCGTCGGCCACAACACCGACTGGTCCGGGTTCGCCCGTGGTCTGGACGTCGGCTTTCCCCGCGGCCTCGACGAGCAGGACCTCGCGGAGGTCGTCCTGCTCGGCGCCGGCGGCGCCGGCTCCGCCGTGGGGCATGCCCTGCTCACGCGCGGGGTGCGCCGGCTCCACGTCGTCGACCGGCTCGACGAGCGGTCGGCCGGCCTGACGCGGACGCTGGCCGCCCGGTTCCCGGGCCGCGCGGTCGAGCACGCCGGTCTCGGTGCGCTCGCGGACCTGCTGCCACGCGCGACCGGGCTCGTCCAGGCCACCCCGGTCGGGATGACCGGGCACCCCGGTACGCCGGTCCCCGCGCGGCTGCTCCACGCCGGCCTGTGGGTGGCCGACGTCGTCAACCGTCCACTGCGGACAGAGCTGCTCGCCGCCGCGCGGGCCCTCGGCTGCCGGACGCTCGACGGCGGGCCGATGCTCGTCCTCCAGGCCGCCGACGGGATCGCCTTGCTCACCGGCCACCGCCCGGACGACGACCGGATGCTCGCCGACTTCCACCGCATCGTCGCCGCGGGTGATCGGCACGGCGGCTGA